ATAAGGCATGTTGAATGCTTCTCATCTCGTCCTGCTCTTCCCATTTCTTGATAAAGAGAATCAATATTTCCAGGCATTTGGTAATGTACAACTAATCTTACATCTGGTTGATCGATTCCCATGCCAAAGGCATTGGTTGCCACTAAGATTCGTAGTTCTTTATTCACATAGGCTTCTTGAATTCGAGTTCTCTCTACAGTAGGAAGACCTGCATGATAATAACCCACACCTTCAAACATATCTTGGAGATAGGATGAGAGGCTTTCCGTAACTTTTCTAGTTCCGCAGTAGATTAAAATTCTACCATCTTTGTTTTGTCTTAAGGCTTGGAGAAGAATTTCTGTTTTTTCTTCGTCACTTAAGCATTGCTCCACTTGATAATAAAGATTGGGTCTATAAAATCCGTGAACCATTTTTTCGGGCTTCTTAAGTTGAAGATTTTTTGCAATATCTGTAAGTACAATTGGTGTTGCCGAAGCGGTGAGCGCAAGAATTGGAATTTCAGGCTTTAAAGTTTTAAGAATATTGAGCTGGCCATATTCTTCTCTAAAGTCATGGCCCCATTGAGAAACGCAATGGGCTTCATCTATGGCAAATAACGCTACGTCTTTGGTGAGAATCCATTTCTGAAAACCTTCCTTTTGTGCTCTTTCGGGAGAAAGGTACAAAACAAATGTTCCGCCTTTATTGATTTGAGAAAAAACCTCTCTTTTTTCTGCTTCAGTTTGTCCGGAGTACAAACAACCGGATGGAACTCCTTGGCGTTTCAGGGAGTAAACTTGATCTTTCATTAATGCAATCAAAGGAGAAATCACAATCACTAACTTTTGTAAATGAACAGCTGGCAATTGATAGCAAAGAGATTTTCCTCCGCCCGTCGGTAAAACTGCCAACACATCTTTTTTATTCACGATGGCAGAGATGATTTCTTTTTGACCGATTCTAAATTGGTCTAAATTAAAAGATTCTTTAAGTGTCGTTTCGAAGTTTAAATTCACGGCTATACTCTCCCTTAAATTGCGCTTCTAAACAAGATCATTATTTCCATGAAGCAAGCATTCCGGGGATTTTAAGTCCCTACCTTGGTCCTATGAACACGTTGTAGCAACAATCTCAAATCTAAATAACCTAGAAGATAATTTTTTTTAGAAGAAAAATAATTATCAACACTAACTTAATAAGCTCTAAAATCTTCCGATAGTATAAACAGTCGTGTTTATTCATTCGGTGCTCCTTCCGTAATCCGGACAGGTGGCTTCGAAAATAAGAGGATCTTGCTAGAAGCAAGGTCCTCTTATTGCATTTAGTGTGCTGGTTTTTTAACTCTTATAGAAGTATAGGAAGCAGAAAATATCCGATAAGCGTATTAAAATACAGTTATCGGATATTATATTTAGAAAAATATTTAGGAAAAAATATTTTTAGCGAAGTTCCATGGCTTTTTTAACAGAAGCATAGATATCGATGATTCCATAACCGTAAGTATTATTTGGACGACTTGTTACGTTTTCACCGCAAGAAGTTTCAGCGTCTTTCTTTTTTGCTGTTGCTTCAATGATTTCTTTTGTTTTTTGAATATTTCCAATCAACTTTGGATTTGCAGACCACATAAGAGCAACTTGTCCAACTACGTGAGGACCCGCCATACTTGTGCCGCTCCAACCTGCTTGAGCGTATTTTTTTCCTGGAACTGCAGAGCGAATATTTACGCCTGGAGCTGATACGTGAGGACCTACTCCACCGTCAAAAGCAGAAGGACCACGGCTTGAGAATCCCGCAATCTTTTCTGTTTTATGATTGAGAGCTGCTACTGATAGAACATCGTTTGAATGATGTGCGGGAGGATCTGCAAGAGTGCTGCAGCTTGGACCAGAGTTTCCAGCGGAAACTACAACCATGATTCCAGCTTTTTCTAAAGCTTGAAGAACTGGTAAGAATTCCTCGCCTTGGCAACCTTCGGCTTCAGGGCATGACCAAGAATTATTGATCACATGAGGAGCCTGTGTAGGATCTCCATCTTTTAGTGGATTTTTACCATGAGCATATGGAGCTAAGAAAAATTCAAAACATTCGATATACGTCGCAGGAGTTCCTAATCCTGAGTTCATGTTTCTACATGCAATCCACTTTGCATCTGGGGCCACACCGATTTCGTTGTCAGCACCGTCACTGCCCACGACAGTCCCGATGGTGTGGGTTCCATGTTCATTATCATCACATGGGGCTTCAAGATCGGATCCGCAAGGATTAGATGCAGAATTGTGAACAGCATCATGCCAGTTGTAGGCGTGAGATGTCTTTTCGCTTGAATAACCTTTGTAAGATTTTTTTAGAGCAGGGTGATCCCATTCAACACCAGTGTCTTGACCGGCGACGATGATATTTTTCCCGCGAACTCCCAATTCTTCCCAAACCTTTTTTGCTCCAGTGTAAACAACATTGGATTCTGCAGCTCTATCTCTAGAAGCAGTAGAAAGATCAGGTTTAATTTGGTTGGTGATGCTTGGATTTGTTAAGATTTTTCTAACATCACTTCTTTGTGAAAGCGCAGCAACTAATTTAGGAGATGCATTCTTCACCAGAATCATATTTGTAATGTAGAACGGACGATATTTTGTCTTATTGGTTTCAAGGAATGTAACCAATGATTTTTGACTCACAATAGCTTTTTCTCTAAGCAGATCGTAAACAAGCTTTACACGATTGTCTCTAGAGATATTTGTATTTACCGAAGACAAATTGGCACCATCTTTTAAGAAAACCAAAACATCTTGGTTTGATTGAATAGAAAATGCGCGTCTGAGTTCAGGTTGAACTTTATCGTTGAATTGCAATTCCACTGAGTAAGCTGGATTTGCGAGAAGCACCGCCAGACACACAGGTAACATAATTTTAAATAGAAATTTCATTTGACCCCCTCTTAGGCACTCGATTAGATAAACAAACAAAATTTGAGTCAATACAGAATATAAATAAAAAATTATTTTGTGCTTAAATTTTGAGCGAGCAAAATGTCACCACTTGTGTGGCATAGGCTTTGCTTTAATGTTACGCGAATACAAACAATTTCTTCACAGGGGGAGAAAATATGAAATTACTGGTTTTATTAACAATGTTCTTGGGTTTCAATGCACACGCGCAATTTGTTGAAGTTCAAAGAGAATTCCAATGCGCTTCAATCAACAATAACTATGCAGAATGCCATACAGGTTTAGAGAGAACTCACCAACTCTACATGTCTAGACAAATTTCGAAGTCTGCTTGTATTGAGGGGCATTCATACAGACTCATGGGTGATAGAGTGACTGTGTCTAATGGTTGCCGAGCTATATTTGTAGCTAGAGGCATAACAAACTATCCACAGCCAGGAGACCAAGTTATTGAAAATACTGTTTCTGTAAGAATCAGATGTGAAAGCCAAAATCACAATACAGCTCAGTGTAGAATTCCATTGAGAAGAGTTCGCCAAGTTTATCTTGAGCAACAACACTCAAAGTCAGCATGTATCGAAGGACATTCATATTTTGTTAATGATAGATACATCACTGTAACTAATGGTTGCAGAGCAACTTTCGTAGCTAACGGCATTCAATAATTAAAATTTTATCTCACTTTATCTTATATTGAAGATAAACAAAAAAGGGATCAGAAATGATCCCTTTTCTTTTGGTGCGTATTTGGATCGCAGTATTTGGATCATAGTCCAGTAGTAAAATGACCGGCCAAAAGCTAAAATAAAGGTATGAAGCATATCTACCTTTTCCTTATTGGCCTTCTTTTATTTCCCATAATTTTATCTGCGAAGAACACGACAGAAAAATGCAGATGGAGTAGCTTAATTATAATGAACACTCCGTCACAGCTTAGTAAATGTGGGGACGGGGAAACTTATATTTATGGCATTCAAACATGTGGGCAGAAATTAAAAAAAAATGCCTTTTGTCATTCTAAATTTTCAGACTCTTTGGAAGAGTGTGCGAACAATTTCAATTCTTTAGAAACTCAAAAATGTTTTCAAAAATATATCGCTCCGACATTAGAGGCAAAATATTATCAAAATAAGGAATACGATGGTTCATGCTTCTGGGGATGGGGCGGTGGTGAGCAATATAAGTGTGGCCAGGATACATATCTATTTGGCAGGGCAAGTTGCAAGTCAGGTATTTATAAAAATATTTTTTGTAAGTATCAATATGCATCCAGCGGGAAAAACTGCGCGCAAGATAAACATCCAGACACAATTGCCTGTTACAATAAATTTGTAAAAGAACGTCACCCAGAGCTTGCGGGTGTTAAGGCAACGTTCACGCCAAAAGGTACAAAATGAAACAATTTTTTATAGTCTCAATTTTATTAATCTCTCTAAACGCTTTTGGTTTGATCGTTGGTCCAACAACGATAGAAGGTAAGGTGAAATCTTTTGACGAAAAGAACGTCATCGTCATTACCGAAGAAAATTCGATTTCTATTCCGAGAGAATTTGTTCCTACTGAAAACATCAAAGCCAATCAGAAAATTGAAGTGAATCTCACAGAAGAACAATTCAATAAAGTAAAAATAGAAAAAATTAAAAAATAATTAATTGATTCCTATGGCTCTTAAACCTTGAACCAAACCTACGGCCAAGGCATAAGCAACCACGTTGAAGACTACGAGTTGCATGATGGCAAAGCCATAAGAATTCATTTCCTTAGCGGCAATACCCACTGTCGAGATACATTGAAGAGCAATCATAAAGAAAACAATCAATCCCAATACCGTTGCGGGCGTAAAGATCAGTGCGCCTTCGGAGTTCGTAGCAGTTTTCATCTGTTCCATCAGAGATGTCTGCATGGTGTCTTCGTCATCAGTTTCAGCCACGTTAAACATTACAGCTAAAGATGAAACAAACACTTCGCGAGCAGCAAACGCGGAAATAAGACCAACTCCAGCTCTCCAATCAACGCCCATGGGTTCAAATACCGGTTCTATGACTTTTCCCATTTGGCCCGCGTAGCTTGCTTCAAGTTTTTGATGTTGATCTGGATTTTTGTAGTCTGGAAACGTAGAAGCGGTCCATATAATAAGCGCAAGAACGAAAATGATTGGCCCTGCACGTCTCGCGTAAGCAAATGTTCTATCAAATGCATTCTTAAGTAAAACTCTTACATGGGGAGTGCGGTAGATCGGAAGCTCCATCATAAAGATGGATTTTTCATTCTTCGAAAGAATTTTATTTAATATTGCCGCCGATATTGCTCCAACCACGAGAGCGCCGAAATACAATCCTGTTAATGCAAGTCCTGCTTTCCAAGCGGCTTCATTCCAGAATAAAAATGTAAGAAGCAATGCAAATACCGGAAGCCTTGCCGAGCAAGTCATAAGCGGAATTATAAACATCGTGATGTAGCGTTCTCTCTTAGATCCCAATGTGCGTGATGCCATCATCGCAGGAACTGCACAAGCAAAACCACTCAAGATTGGAACAAAGGATCTTCCGTTCATTCCCATTTTCGAAAAGGGTTTATCGATAAGGGTAGAAGCTCTCGCAAGATAACCAGAGTCCTCTAAGAATCCAACTCCTAGGAAAAGAATAAAAATCTGTGGGACGAAGACGAATACTGCTGCAAACGATGCGATGATTCCATTGGAAATTAAATCTGAGAATAAATTTTCACCAAACGTCGTAACTACTGCTTCTCCAAGGAAAGAGAATCCGCCATCCACGTAATCCATAAAAGGAGCCGCGATCCAGAAAATTGAGGAGAAAATGGCAGTCATAATAGCTGCAAAGATTAAATAACCAAAAACAGGATGAAGCAGTACGCGATCGATCTTATTTGCTCTCGTGTAGACATCGAGTTTAGTTTTATTTTTAATAAAGGCTTCTTTAGTGAGGAACTCAACATCCTTCATCACGTGAACAATTTTATTTTGATCCCATTGAACTAAGGCTTTTGGATTTTGAGTGGAAGCGGGAAGTGCTGCAAGGGCTTGTACGAGTTCTTTTACTCCGCCACCTAAAGTTCCATCGATTTCAATTACCGGACACTTAAGAGCTTTGCTGAGTCTCTCGGCGCTCAATTGCATTTTTTCTTTGCGAATCAAATCACTCATCGTAAGGGCAACGACAACTTGAAATCCAGAATCAATCGCTTGCTTTACTAAATAAAGATGGCGACTCATCTGTGTGCTATCAACAACAACGATTAATTTTTTAACTTGATGATCATTCTTTGGTTCAAAAAGAGCTTTCCATGTCACTTCTTCGTCGGGGCTCTGTGGAAATAAGCTGTAAGTCCCAGGTGTATCCATAAGACCAATGTCACTACCGTAAATTTTAAGGGTAGAACCTAAATAATAATCTACGGTAGAGCCAGGATAATTCACGGCACGGTATTTTGAACCCGTAAGCCAATTGAAGAGAGTGGTTTTTCCAGAATTCGGCGCCCCGATAATTCCTACAAGTGGAGTTTCAGTGTTATGCATACAGCTTCCTCAGATCTCAACGCAATTAAGGATTGTTCAACTTGGATAACGATCGGCCCATTGAATGGTGTTTTTTGTAAAACCTGAATTTGTTTTCCCGATCTCAAGCCCAATTCTGTAAGCCTTTGGAGCTTTTCACTATCGCCTTCGATCGTTACAATTTCTGCTAAATGTTTTAGAGGGAGATCACTCAATTTCATCTGATCCTTAGGTACAGCCTTTATGGCTGATACTTGTTTTTATCACTCAAGTTGGGGTAAAAAACAAAGTGGATTTGCAATAACGCCCTAAATGAAACCCAAATGATAGGATTGCTAGAGCTCGATGAACTTCTGCTCTTCTTTGGAGACTATAAGAGCTTTGGGATGGTCAAGCCATGATCCTAGATTGATAGAACGAGCCTTCCGGCCTTTAACTTCAAAGCTAAAATCATCATCCACGTGAGTGTGCCCTGTGATAATCAGGTCAAAAGGTTTTTCTTTATAAACTTCTTGAGCGTAATTTTGTGTAAGAGTTTTTACTTTTTCTTTGTAGGCTTGGTCTTGGCGGTCCGTATAGAATCGACTCACACGGCTAGATCTATCACCGATAGCTTCCACCAATCTTCCAGGAAGTTGGGTTGTCAAAAAATTCATTGGGAAAGTTCTCAAAGCTTTTCTTAAAAACAAATAACCTTTATCCTCTTTGTTCATAAGGTCTCCGTGTTCTGCGCGAACCACTAAGCCATCGAGGTTGAAATAATATTCATCAGTATGAACATGGATTCCCAATTCGTCTTGCCAGAATTTTTTAAGGTGGATGTCGTGATTTCCTTCGAAATAATGAATTTCAATTCCTCGATCACTCAGAGATTTTAATTCTGTTATGATTTTATTGAATTTTTTAACAAAGTAATCATGAGAGCCAATCCACAGATCAAAGATATCGCCCAACAAAATTAAGTGAGTGGTGTCCTGAGGGAGGGCTTTAAGAAGTTCCATAAGCTTTAAGCCTTTTGTTTTGTCCTCGTGCTTGATGTGAATGTCTGAGACGAAATAAGCTTTCATCACGGAATGTCTCCTAAATATTTCTTAAAAGCTCTCTCGCATGGTCAAGGCTGGTCTTTGTGATTTTCTCTCCAGAGATGAGTCTTGCAATTTCCTTTTCTCTCTCGTCTTTCTTAAGAGCTAGAACTTGCATTTGAGTTCCATTCTTCTTAGAAATATTTTTTTCGATTAAGAAATGAGTATCTCCATACGCAGCAACTTGTGCCAAATGCGTTACGCAAATCACTTGTTGGCCTTTAGAAATACTTTTCAATTTTTTACCTACTTTTTCTGCCGTAACACCACTAACACCAGTGTCCACTTCGTCAAAGAGATATGTTCTAGGAAGTTCATTAAAACCCACCACTTTCTTGAGTGATAGTAAAATACGACTCAATTCTCCGCCAGAAGCAAACTTGGCAAGACTTCTTGCCGGTTCTTTTGAAGAATTTTGAATCATAAATTCTACATCAGAAGCGCCATTGGAATTGAGTTCGGTGTCTGTCACTTGAATGATAAGGCTGACGCCTTTCATATTGAGATCTTTCAATTCATCATTCACGTTCTTGGATAAAAGTTCGGCCCCAGAGAGTCTTCTTTTGTGAAGCTCTTTGGCTTGAGAGGTCAAAGCTTTGTGCATTGCGGTTTTTTCTTTTTTCAACTCGGCAATAAGAGCATCAGAATTTTCAATGATATTCAATTCATCTGAAATTTCTGTGTGGGCCTCTAAAATTTCATCTAAAGAGTTTCCATATTTCTTTTGAAGCTGTCTTAATTGATTCATTTTAGTTTCGATTTGATCAAGAGATCCAGGTTCAGCGTTTAACTCTTTGCCGTAAGATCTCAATTCGTAAACGAGATCTTCCAAGATTGATTTTGCAGAGGTTAAAGGTTCAAAGATTTTTTTGAATTCAGGATCAATTGTAGAAAACTCTGTAGATCTCTGTATGATTTTGTGAATGCGAACTAAAACAGAATCATCATCACCAAAGAGGGTGGACTCTGAATCCTCAAGAAAACTTGAGATCTTGCTAGAGTTTTTAATTCTAAAATATTCTCCTTCAAGATCAGCATCTTGCCCCGGCTTTAGATTCAAGGCTTCGATTTCTTCTTTTTGGTATTTTAAGAAATCAATTCTTTGCGCTTGGGTCTTAGATTTTTCTTCGATCTCTGAGATTTGTGCGTCCAGTGAAGAAAGTTTTTGAAAACCTTTATTGAAGTTCACTCTGAGCTCAATGGCTCCTACATAATGGTCTAAAAGATCTAGATGATAGGTTTTTGCCATTAAATTTTTGTTCTCGTGTTGAGAGGTGAGCTCGATAAGAGGAGTCTTGTGTCCGGTGAGTTCAATTAGCGGAGCGACAATGTTTTGTAGAGTGTTAAGAGTAGATAAGCTCCCGTTGATGTAAACGCGACTTTTTCCTTGAGCAGAAATCATTCTTCTGACTACGAGGAGATCTTCTTCAAAATCAATCCCAAGATTTTTAAGGTGATCTTGGATGTCAAATCGACTTGAAATATCAAAAGAGCCTTCAACTGTAGCGCTCTCGCAGCCTGATCTTACAGAATCGGTGTCCGCTTTCTCACCCATGAGCAATGTTAAACTTTTTAAGAGAACAGATTTACCTGCGCCCGTT
Above is a genomic segment from Bdellovibrionota bacterium containing:
- a CDS encoding ATP-dependent DNA helicase RecQ, with amino-acid sequence MNLNFETTLKESFNLDQFRIGQKEIISAIVNKKDVLAVLPTGGGKSLCYQLPAVHLQKLVIVISPLIALMKDQVYSLKRQGVPSGCLYSGQTEAEKREVFSQINKGGTFVLYLSPERAQKEGFQKWILTKDVALFAIDEAHCVSQWGHDFREEYGQLNILKTLKPEIPILALTASATPIVLTDIAKNLQLKKPEKMVHGFYRPNLYYQVEQCLSDEEKTEILLQALRQNKDGRILIYCGTRKVTESLSSYLQDMFEGVGYYHAGLPTVERTRIQEAYVNKELRILVATNAFGMGIDQPDVRLVVHYQMPGNIDSLYQEMGRAGRDEKHSTCLMLYSKKDKGLQSFFIQSSEAPSKIKDLRYRNLDTLVDYSEGSECRHAEILTYYKDSQRITTCGHCDSCDPKSDRKIQRPVFEMLIKTKTVKSKLRKSTNTNVTLDPNQEARFQTLKIWRKAKALELDIPAFVVFSDKSLRDMAIKDPRSMEELKNVHGIGDTKLEKFGWDILAELGHKSS
- a CDS encoding S8 family serine peptidase, whose product is MKFLFKIMLPVCLAVLLANPAYSVELQFNDKVQPELRRAFSIQSNQDVLVFLKDGANLSSVNTNISRDNRVKLVYDLLREKAIVSQKSLVTFLETNKTKYRPFYITNMILVKNASPKLVAALSQRSDVRKILTNPSITNQIKPDLSTASRDRAAESNVVYTGAKKVWEELGVRGKNIIVAGQDTGVEWDHPALKKSYKGYSSEKTSHAYNWHDAVHNSASNPCGSDLEAPCDDNEHGTHTIGTVVGSDGADNEIGVAPDAKWIACRNMNSGLGTPATYIECFEFFLAPYAHGKNPLKDGDPTQAPHVINNSWSCPEAEGCQGEEFLPVLQALEKAGIMVVVSAGNSGPSCSTLADPPAHHSNDVLSVAALNHKTEKIAGFSSRGPSAFDGGVGPHVSAPGVNIRSAVPGKKYAQAGWSGTSMAGPHVVGQVALMWSANPKLIGNIQKTKEIIEATAKKKDAETSCGENVTSRPNNTYGYGIIDIYASVKKAMELR
- a CDS encoding DUF3011 domain-containing protein, with translation MKLLVLLTMFLGFNAHAQFVEVQREFQCASINNNYAECHTGLERTHQLYMSRQISKSACIEGHSYRLMGDRVTVSNGCRAIFVARGITNYPQPGDQVIENTVSVRIRCESQNHNTAQCRIPLRRVRQVYLEQQHSKSACIEGHSYFVNDRYITVTNGCRATFVANGIQ
- a CDS encoding ferrous iron transporter B, with amino-acid sequence MHNTETPLVGIIGAPNSGKTTLFNWLTGSKYRAVNYPGSTVDYYLGSTLKIYGSDIGLMDTPGTYSLFPQSPDEEVTWKALFEPKNDHQVKKLIVVVDSTQMSRHLYLVKQAIDSGFQVVVALTMSDLIRKEKMQLSAERLSKALKCPVIEIDGTLGGGVKELVQALAALPASTQNPKALVQWDQNKIVHVMKDVEFLTKEAFIKNKTKLDVYTRANKIDRVLLHPVFGYLIFAAIMTAIFSSIFWIAAPFMDYVDGGFSFLGEAVVTTFGENLFSDLISNGIIASFAAVFVFVPQIFILFLGVGFLEDSGYLARASTLIDKPFSKMGMNGRSFVPILSGFACAVPAMMASRTLGSKRERYITMFIIPLMTCSARLPVFALLLTFLFWNEAAWKAGLALTGLYFGALVVGAISAAILNKILSKNEKSIFMMELPIYRTPHVRVLLKNAFDRTFAYARRAGPIIFVLALIIWTASTFPDYKNPDQHQKLEASYAGQMGKVIEPVFEPMGVDWRAGVGLISAFAAREVFVSSLAVMFNVAETDDEDTMQTSLMEQMKTATNSEGALIFTPATVLGLIVFFMIALQCISTVGIAAKEMNSYGFAIMQLVVFNVVAYALAVGLVQGLRAIGIN
- a CDS encoding FeoA family protein, with amino-acid sequence MKLSDLPLKHLAEIVTIEGDSEKLQRLTELGLRSGKQIQVLQKTPFNGPIVIQVEQSLIALRSEEAVCITLKLHL
- a CDS encoding UDP-2,3-diacylglucosamine diphosphatase, whose translation is MKAYFVSDIHIKHEDKTKGLKLMELLKALPQDTTHLILLGDIFDLWIGSHDYFVKKFNKIITELKSLSDRGIEIHYFEGNHDIHLKKFWQDELGIHVHTDEYYFNLDGLVVRAEHGDLMNKEDKGYLFLRKALRTFPMNFLTTQLPGRLVEAIGDRSSRVSRFYTDRQDQAYKEKVKTLTQNYAQEVYKEKPFDLIITGHTHVDDDFSFEVKGRKARSINLGSWLDHPKALIVSKEEQKFIEL
- the recN gene encoding DNA repair protein RecN, which encodes MLLELKVHNFAIIENISLDFNSGLNIMSGETGAGKSVLLKSLTLLMGEKADTDSVRSGCESATVEGSFDISSRFDIQDHLKNLGIDFEEDLLVVRRMISAQGKSRVYINGSLSTLNTLQNIVAPLIELTGHKTPLIELTSQHENKNLMAKTYHLDLLDHYVGAIELRVNFNKGFQKLSSLDAQISEIEEKSKTQAQRIDFLKYQKEEIEALNLKPGQDADLEGEYFRIKNSSKISSFLEDSESTLFGDDDSVLVRIHKIIQRSTEFSTIDPEFKKIFEPLTSAKSILEDLVYELRSYGKELNAEPGSLDQIETKMNQLRQLQKKYGNSLDEILEAHTEISDELNIIENSDALIAELKKEKTAMHKALTSQAKELHKRRLSGAELLSKNVNDELKDLNMKGVSLIIQVTDTELNSNGASDVEFMIQNSSKEPARSLAKFASGGELSRILLSLKKVVGFNELPRTYLFDEVDTGVSGVTAEKVGKKLKSISKGQQVICVTHLAQVAAYGDTHFLIEKNISKKNGTQMQVLALKKDEREKEIARLISGEKITKTSLDHARELLRNI